In the genome of Candidatus Nitrosotenuis sp. DW1, one region contains:
- a CDS encoding putative hemolysin — MERSKKFIVMVMGVAAVALLMYFAPVQKDVTIIPTTPEDQEMYDALGVAQRFVPTSPTFAFDGDINTLKTEYVGATKSIPPQHMIRATFESSHGGFGNREGQMMTQVITPHEMNILVSEGSVISAVTDDTWDELNHQFVIKGPTEEIPSPKQMANPASTHCFDNGGTIEIRGDGESVQSICVFSDGSECEEWQYFRGECSPKETHPN; from the coding sequence ATGGAACGATCGAAAAAATTCATCGTGATGGTAATGGGTGTGGCCGCAGTGGCACTGCTTATGTATTTTGCACCCGTGCAAAAAGACGTAACGATAATTCCCACAACGCCTGAAGACCAAGAAATGTATGACGCGCTTGGCGTGGCTCAGCGATTTGTCCCGACAAGCCCGACATTTGCATTTGATGGGGACATCAACACGCTAAAGACCGAATATGTTGGTGCGACCAAGTCGATACCACCGCAGCACATGATCCGGGCAACGTTTGAGTCCTCGCATGGGGGGTTTGGCAACAGGGAAGGCCAGATGATGACCCAGGTAATTACCCCGCACGAAATGAACATTCTAGTATCTGAGGGAAGCGTAATCTCTGCAGTGACTGACGATACATGGGATGAGCTTAACCACCAGTTTGTCATAAAGGGACCGACAGAGGAAATCCCAAGTCCAAAGCAGATGGCAAACCCTGCATCGACACACTGCTTTGATAACGGCGGCACCATAGAAATCCGGGGCGACGGCGAGTCAGTACAAAGCATCTGTGTGTTTTCAGACGGCTCTGAATGCGAAGAGTGGCAGTACTTTAGGGGGGAGTGCAGTCCAAAGGAAACACACCCTAACTGA
- a CDS encoding DsbA family protein, translating into MGKNKAGNAKNSPKKKSGKAKFIILGIIAIAIIGIAASAFSGSDFKARSGSIDTTKGSPVLGSQSAPVTIIEFGDYQCPFCRKWNLDTKPLIEKNYIDAGKVKLIYMDFAFLGPDSIKAHAGSYCADEQGMYWKYHDFIYANQGHENDGWASAENIKSLVSKLEGLDAGEFGKCLDSGKYEDRVRENKNIAMRNGASSTPTFIVIGQGEGTQLTGAQPYSVFQALLDEKLTTNPN; encoded by the coding sequence GTGGGAAAGAACAAGGCGGGAAATGCAAAAAACAGCCCCAAGAAAAAGTCAGGCAAGGCCAAGTTTATCATTTTGGGAATTATCGCAATAGCAATCATAGGAATTGCAGCATCTGCATTTAGCGGATCTGATTTTAAAGCCAGAAGCGGCTCGATTGACACGACGAAAGGATCCCCGGTGCTTGGCTCCCAGTCCGCACCTGTAACAATCATAGAGTTTGGTGATTACCAGTGCCCCTTTTGCAGGAAATGGAACTTGGACACAAAGCCACTAATTGAGAAAAACTACATTGATGCAGGCAAGGTAAAGCTCATCTACATGGACTTTGCGTTCCTCGGGCCTGATTCGATTAAAGCGCATGCTGGAAGCTACTGTGCAGACGAGCAGGGAATGTACTGGAAGTACCATGATTTCATATATGCAAACCAGGGGCATGAAAACGACGGCTGGGCAAGTGCGGAAAACATCAAGTCGCTGGTATCAAAGCTAGAAGGGCTTGATGCAGGCGAGTTTGGCAAATGCCTCGACTCTGGGAAATACGAAGACAGGGTCAGGGAAAACAAAAACATTGCCATGAGAAACGGAGCAAGCTCCACTCCGACATTTATCGTGATTGGCCAGGGGGAGGGCACTCAGTTGACAGGAGCGCAGCCGTATTCGGTGTTTCAGGCGCTACTTGACGAGAAACTGACAACCAATCCAAACTAG